The DNA sequence GCTCGTCGCCGAGCTGCCGGGTGACCGCGTTCGGGTGCGGGTCGCGGCCCCCGCGCCGATCATGATCGCGCAGGAGCTGGCGGGCTGGGGTGCGCTCGTCGACGTCGAAGGCCCGGAGTCGGTGCGGGCCGAGCTGGCCCGCCTGGGCGCGGAGCTGGTTGCCCGTTATGCCCGGTAATCCCGGACGGCCCCGAACACGGGCCGTATCAGGCCTGCTCACGCCATCGGCGGCCCCGGCGGCTCGCCGGTGAACGCCGTTTGCCCGCTATGCTCGGTGAACGCCGTTAATCGGTCTACTGTGGACATTAGGAAGACCTACTACGAGTGTCCGTTACTCACCGGTATCTGGCCGTTCGGAGTATCCGTGATCACCCGTTTGCTGTTACTGTGACGCCTCCGTGACCTGAACGTGTGTTCGGTGACACTTCGGTGAGGGCAGACGATGCGTGACGATGTGGTCGAGGCGAGTGCCGTGGTCGGGCACACGCCGGACGTGGTGTGGCAGATCGTCGGATCGCCGGAGTGGTACGCGCGGTTCGTCCCGGAGATCAGCTGGTGCGAGGTCCAGGAACCGGCCTCGCGCGGCCGCGGGCCGAAGGGCGTGATCCGGATCGTCCCGGAACGCGGGCCGATGCTGGAGGCCCAGGTGCAGGCCGTCGTGTACCGGCCGGGCGAGCACGTGGTGTGGTGCGGCGTCCCGGACGAGGGCACGTGGGTCTCCCTGGAGCTGAGACCCCTGGCGGGCGGCAAGACCGAGCTGTTCGTCCGGATGATGCTGCCGCCGGCGTACCTGGACCTGGTCTCGTCGATCAAGAAGGACGTCCGCGCGCTGGCCCGGCGGCTCGACCTGCACCTGGCCGGGCAGTACGACCCCGACGCCGACCGCGACGGCAACAAGGCGACCAAGCTGCGCACCACGAGCGTGCTGCTGCGCGCCGGCGTGCTCAGCCCGGCCCGGCCGGACAAGCTGGCCCGCCAGCTCCAATCCCTCGCGCAGTGGGGCGCCACCGTCGCGGGCGGCTACCAGGCCGCCGCGGGCCGCGTCCCCGACGAACCGGCACTGCACGACGAGCGCAACCTCCGCACCTTCCGCCAGGTCCAGGAGCGCAGCAACCGGCTCGCCAACGCGCTGAGCGAGCTCGGCGTCGCCGAACGCGACCGGATCGCGCTGATGTGCCGCAACCACTCCGCGATGGTCGAGTCGTTCGTCGCGGCCAGCAAGCTCGGCGCCGACGTCGTCCTGCTGAACACCGGCCTGTCCGCGGCTTCGGTCAAGGACGTGCTCGCCGAGCACAAGCCGTCCGCCGTGCTGGCCGACGACGAGTTCGCGCAGACCATCGCGAACGTCCCCGGCGACTTCGCCCGGATCAGCACCTGGCCGGACGCCGACGCCGGCTACCCGACCGTCGACGAGCTGATCCACGCCGCGCCCGCCGACCCGCCGAAGCCGGTCGAGCGGCCGGGCCGGCTGGTCGTGCTCACCTCCGGCACCACCGGGACGCCGAAGGGTGCCCGCCGTCCCACGCCGAAGGGACTGGGGTCCGCCGCGGCGATCCTCGACCGCATCCCGCTGCGCGCCTCGGACCGGATCCTCGTCGCGGCGCCGTTGTTCCACAGCTGGGGCCTCGCCGCGATGCAGCTCGGCATGGCGCTGCGGGCGTCGCTGGCGCTGACCCGCAAGTTCGACGCCGAAGAGACGCTGCGGACGATCGCCGAGCAGAAGTGCGACGCGCTGTTCGTCGTGCCGATCATGCTGCAGCGGATCATGGACCTGCCCGAACGCGT is a window from the Amycolatopsis sp. cg9 genome containing:
- a CDS encoding AMP-binding protein is translated as MRDDVVEASAVVGHTPDVVWQIVGSPEWYARFVPEISWCEVQEPASRGRGPKGVIRIVPERGPMLEAQVQAVVYRPGEHVVWCGVPDEGTWVSLELRPLAGGKTELFVRMMLPPAYLDLVSSIKKDVRALARRLDLHLAGQYDPDADRDGNKATKLRTTSVLLRAGVLSPARPDKLARQLQSLAQWGATVAGGYQAAAGRVPDEPALHDERNLRTFRQVQERSNRLANALSELGVAERDRIALMCRNHSAMVESFVAASKLGADVVLLNTGLSAASVKDVLAEHKPSAVLADDEFAQTIANVPGDFARISTWPDADAGYPTVDELIHAAPADPPKPVERPGRLVVLTSGTTGTPKGARRPTPKGLGSAAAILDRIPLRASDRILVAAPLFHSWGLAAMQLGMALRASLALTRKFDAEETLRTIAEQKCDALFVVPIMLQRIMDLPERVRARYDLSSLRIVASSGSAMSGAFVTSFMDTFGDVLYNFYGSTEVSWASIADPADLRAAPTTAGRCLLGTRLAILDEDRKPVPPGGEGQIFVGNDMLFDGYTNGTDPARAADLMATGDVGYLDAAGRLFVTGRADEMIVSGGENVFPRPVEEALVALPGVHDAAVVGVADAEWGQRLAAYVVPRRGASLHAEDIRAYIHQRLARFAVPRDVYFVPDLPRNATGKILKRLLHDDTWPATSEY